A part of Paramisgurnus dabryanus chromosome 15, PD_genome_1.1, whole genome shotgun sequence genomic DNA contains:
- the LOC135733102 gene encoding uncharacterized protein — translation MFVSDQAWLIKDGCQKIHNVGQKWFALWSKDPHIPTYPTSVRLYNVHNHNIFVAEALRHRDVGVKAIETLTQLFEIGHNPTSALAVLKSDLLAEHGNKYVYASANRTLCPDLQFCYRNKKFLTYLQSLYSLREGWALCYRRDLPTRGNQTNNYVEAAMRVLKDKILQRTKAFNLPQLFNLFTTRLEMYYEARVTDIALGHWEAFHRSRFLATESNIKPSDISQVGEKKFQVKSSTSGHTYTVDMELELCTCRAGHSGAPCKHQAAIVQNYNITSINFLPTTAEMRADLLKITKASVSLDFLSPLRQKRPMSSTLAPDVPPRQETCNTDHQYYLSAQDDVDHQLAVSTFSSAQLPPVSPTPEGSNSNLPCVQSNSKSASIPQSPVRRMLRLLGELSETSDYSDAMNTMAKQLEKMQHNPSQLISAFCCFGKGMSVSKRAAALRRAARRPGPIIGCQPTAVARRTNKFGSKRRLTAGRPRIIFSGSEHDYSRHAGNGGKMAVRVRHRLSESVAMNYSHQH, via the exons ATGTTTGTGTCCGATCAGGCATGGCTAATCAAAGACGGCTGTCAAAAAATACACAATGTGGGGCAAAAATGGTTTGCACTCTG gaGCAAAGATCCCCATATACCCACCTACCCAACCTCTGTGCGTTTGTACAATGTACATAATCATAACATCTTTGTTGCGGAGGCACTGAGGCACAGGGATGTGGGAGTAAAGGCAATTGAGACCCTGACTCAGTTGTTTGAGATTGGGCACAACCCAACCTCAGCTCTGGCTGTACTTAAAAGTGACCTGCTGGCTGAGCATGGTAACAAATATGTATATGCCTCAGCCAACCGTACCCTTTGCCCAGACCTTCAGTTTTGCTACAG aaacAAGAAGTTCTTGACTTATTTACAGAGTCTTTATAGTCTACGCGAAGGTTGGGCTCTCTGCTACAGGAGGGACTTGCCAACACGTGGCAATCAAACAAATAACTATGTGGAAGCTGCAATGCGTGTATTGAAAGACAAAATACTTCAAAGGACGAAAGCATTCAACCTTCCTCAATTATTCAACCTTTTCACCACCCGACTAGAGATGTACTATGAAGCACGTGTGACAGACATCGCACTTGGCCATTGGGAGGCATTTCACCGGTCAAGATTCCTTGCTACAGAAAGTAATATTAAACCATCTGATATTTCTCAG GTTGGAGAGAAGAAGTTTCAGGTGAAATCCTCCACATCAGGACACACTTATACCGTGGACATGGAGTTGGAGCTCTGCACATGCCGAGCTGGCCATAGCGGGGCACCATGTAAACACCAAGCAGCAATAGTGCAAAATTACAACATCACCTCTATCAACTTTCTCCCCACAACAGCTGAAATGAGGGCTGATCTGCTGAAAATAACAAAAG CCTCAGTTTCTCTTGACTTCCTGAGTCCTTTACGGCAAAAAAGGCCTATGTCAAGCACATTAGCTCCAG ATGTGCCTCCAAGACAAGAAACCTGCAATACTGATCATCAGTACTATCTTAGTGCTCAAGATGATG TAGACCATCAGCTGGCCGTGTCTACCTTCAGCTCTGCACAATTACCCCCAGTTTCACCTACTCCAGAAGGCTCAAACTCCAACCTACCCTGTGTGCAGAGTAATTCAAAAAGTG CATCTATACCTCAGTCTCCTGTAAGAAGGATGCTAAGACTGCTCGGTGAACTGTCTGAAACCTCTGACTACAGTGATGCCATGAACACAATGGCCAAGCAGCTTGAAAAGATGCAGCACAACCCGAGCCAACTGATCTCTGCATTTTGCTGTTTTGGTAAAGGAATGTCAGTGTCAAAGCGTGCAGCAGCATTAAGACGAGCTGCTAGACGACCAGGACCTATTATTGGCTGTCAGCCAACAGCAGTGGCCCGAAGAACAAATAAGTTTGGTTCTAAGCGGCGTTTGACAGCTGGACGACCCAGAATAATTTTTTCTGGTTCAGAGCATGACTACAGCAGACATGCAGGAAATGGGGGGAAAATGGCTGTAAGGGTTCGCCACAGATTGTCAGAATCTGTGGCAATGAATTACTCACATCAACACTAG